A portion of the Pangasianodon hypophthalmus isolate fPanHyp1 chromosome 20, fPanHyp1.pri, whole genome shotgun sequence genome contains these proteins:
- the dnajc14 gene encoding dnaJ homolog subfamily C member 14: MRMTDVMDDPEELSTGICPDDGSASGEICEESVPNQSEEVETPREVQEDPDSESHGAKQQEDSEKVEESGYTGTNGGTDQLEEDGNGVFDEADDEKDGFRNAAGKDASGSRGKKGKSRKSGSGDQFSSWTSPSSFSSSSGASRHKQIRRRNHHHHNQGRLRRHTGFQLMAAFRDFLSESVSPWSISCIHMVVDLIVSLTHHCGVVVESGAIALYDLGTFMLFKVTDVPGMKQDLRRVVDRTRSSGVALVGWLCKTTSSARRALVSAFSLISSVVFLSAGVVRSVVERLGGDRGRRWWLSLQNCWIVKKGIALTGRIRGWMWKRGSTHATVNPESPSRTERSQPGQELERLLALAQIPEDELDPFNVLGVNTHATESELKRAYRQLAVQVHPDKNKHPRAGEAFKVLRAAWDIVSNPETRREYELKRMAASELSKSMNEFLTKLQDDLKEAMNTMMCTKCEGKHKRFEMDREPHEARFCAECNKRHGAEEGDLWAESSMLGLKITYFAFMDGKVYDITEWAGCQRIGISPDTHRVPYHISFGSKSNSSSNRHRSPSGHTPAPGSPSDLHDFFSRIFQGAPGSDTSSNGGFFSPGSTSNHPGGASSGPPPQPGFFTQRGETSDSWSEGGKGQRRRKKARKPFQR; the protein is encoded by the exons ATGAGAATGACAGACGTCATGGATGATCCAGAAGAGTTGAGCACCGGGATATGTCCGGATGATGGATCAGCGAGTGGGGAAATATGCGAGGAGTCTGTGCCAAATCAGTCAGAGGAAGTGGAAACACCTCGGGAGGTGCAGGAGGATCCCGACTCCGAGTCCCACGGCGCAAAACAGCAAGAGGACTCGGAGAAGGTGGAAGAGAGCGGATATACAGGAACTAACGGGGGTACGGATCAGCTGGAGGAAGACGGGAATGGTGTGTTTGATGAAGCGGATGATGAAAAAGACGGTTTTAGGAACGCCGCCGGAAAGGATGCATCTGGATCTCGGGGGAAGAAAGGAAAGTCAAGAAAAAGCGGCTCAGGTGATCAGTTTTCTTCCTGGACGTCGCCTTCGTCCTTTTCCTCGTCCTCTGGAGCGAGCAGACACAAGCAGATCCGCCGGAGGAACCACCACCATCACAACCAGGGCCGCCTGAGAAGACATACCGGCTTCCAGCTCATGGCGGCGTTCCGAGATTTCCTGTCTGAATCCGTCAGCCCGTGGAGTATATCCTGCATTCATATGGTGGTGGACCTGATTGTGTCTCTGACCCACCACTGCGGCGTTGTCGTCGAATCCGGAGCAATTGCACTTTATGACCTTGGCACGTTCATGCTCTTCAAGGTCACCGACGTCCCGGGAATGAAGCAGGATTTAAGACGAGTGGTGGATCGGACCCGGAGTTCGGGTGTAGCTCTCGTGGGCTGGCTTTGCAAAACCACGAGCTCTGCACGCCGTGCTCTGGTTTCTGCTTTCAGTCTCATTAGTAGCGTAGTGTTCCTAAGTGCCGGGGTTGTGAGGAGTGTTGTGGAGAGGCTGGGTGGAGACAGAGGCAGGCGATGGTGGCTCAGCCTTCAGAACTGCTGGATAGTGAAGAAAGGAATCGCGCTTACGGGAAGGATTAGAGGATGGATGTGGAAACGTGGCTCCACACACGCAACGGTGAATCCAGAGTCTCCATCCAGGACGGAGCGGAGTCAGCCTGGACAGGAGCTCGAGAGACTGCTGGCACTAGCACAG ATCCCTGAAGATGAGCTGGACCCGTTTAACGTGTTGGGTGTGAACACACACGCCACGGAGTCGGAGCTTAAGCGGGCCTATAGACAGCTGGCTGTACAG GTCCATCCGGACAAGAACAAGCACCCTCGAGCCGGTGAGGCTTTTAAAGTCCTTCGAGCAGCGTGGGACATCGTGAGCAACCCCGAGACCCGGCGCGAGTACGAGCT GAAGAGGATGGCAGCGTCGGAGCTCTCCAAGTCGATGAACGAGTTCCTGACGAAgctgcaggacgacctgaaggAGGCCATGAACACCATGATGTGCACCAAGTGTGAGGGCAAACACAA GCGGTTTGAGATGGACCGCGAGCCTCATGAAGCGCGGTTCTGTGCTGAGTGTAATAAACGGCACGGCGCTGAGGAAGGAGACCTGTGGGCCGAGTCCAGCATGCTCGGTCTGAAGATCACCTACTTCGCCTTCATGGACGGCAAAGTCTATGACATCACTG AGTGGGCGGGTTGCCAGCGAATAGGAATCTCCCCCGACACACATCGTGTCCCCTATCACATCTCTTTTGGTTCCAAAAGTAACAGCAGCTCCAACCGCCACAG atctcCCTCAGGCCATACCCCAGCTCCAGGCTCTCCTTCCGACCTGCACGATTTCTTCAGCCGTATTTTCCAGGGAGCGCCGGGCAGCGACACCTCATCCAACGGTGGATTTTTCTCACCGGGATCAACCTCGAATCACCCCGGGGGGGCCAGCTCAGGACCGCCTCCTCAGCCTGGCTTTTTTACCCAGCGAGGAGAGACAAGCGACAGCTGGAGCGAAGGAGGAAAAGGACAACGCAGGAGGAAAAAAGCACGCAAGCCTTTTCAGCGCTGA